One stretch of Pseudomonas fragi DNA includes these proteins:
- a CDS encoding cation:proton antiporter codes for MLELVAAFICLTSLLTYVNFRFIGLPPTIGVMVTALMFSLLLQGLSFLGYPGLEERVQELIGQIDFGDLLMNWMLSFLLFAGALHVNFNDVRSYRWPIGLLATVGVLIATTVIGSLAYWIFGLFGWHISFLYCLLFGALISPTDPIAVLGVLRTANASKPLKTTIVGESLFNDGTAVVVFTVLLGIVQLGETPSLSATAMLFAHEAIGGVVFGGLIGYLVYRMIKSIEQYQIEVMLTLALVIGGSAMASELHVSAPIAMVVAGLIIGNLGRNKAMNEMTRRYMDGFWELLDDMLNALLFALIGMELLLLPFSWLHLLAASGLAVAILLSRLLTVAPAIVLLRRWRTVPRGTIRILTWGGLRGGVSVALALALPLGPERDLILSITYIVVLSSILFQGLTIGKLVKHVTKDAPVEAEQAH; via the coding sequence ATGCTTGAGCTTGTTGCTGCGTTTATCTGCCTGACTTCACTACTGACTTATGTGAACTTCCGCTTTATCGGCCTGCCGCCGACGATTGGCGTGATGGTCACCGCCCTGATGTTTTCCCTGCTGTTGCAAGGCTTGAGCTTCCTCGGTTACCCGGGGCTGGAAGAGCGCGTGCAGGAGCTTATCGGCCAGATCGACTTCGGCGACCTGCTGATGAACTGGATGCTGTCGTTCCTGCTGTTTGCCGGCGCGCTGCATGTGAATTTCAACGACGTGCGCAGCTATCGCTGGCCTATTGGCCTGCTGGCGACGGTCGGCGTATTGATCGCCACCACGGTGATCGGCAGCCTGGCGTACTGGATTTTCGGCCTGTTCGGCTGGCATATCAGCTTCCTGTACTGCCTGCTGTTCGGTGCTCTGATCTCCCCCACCGACCCGATTGCCGTGCTCGGTGTGCTGCGCACCGCCAACGCTTCCAAGCCGCTGAAAACCACCATCGTCGGTGAGTCGCTGTTCAATGACGGCACCGCCGTTGTGGTGTTCACCGTGTTGCTGGGTATCGTGCAGCTGGGTGAAACCCCGAGCCTGAGCGCCACGGCCATGCTGTTTGCCCATGAAGCCATTGGCGGCGTGGTGTTCGGTGGCCTGATCGGTTATCTGGTGTACCGCATGATCAAGAGCATCGAGCAATACCAGATCGAAGTGATGCTGACGTTGGCCCTGGTGATTGGTGGCTCGGCCATGGCCAGTGAGCTGCATGTCTCGGCGCCGATTGCGATGGTGGTGGCTGGTTTGATCATCGGTAACCTGGGCCGCAACAAGGCCATGAACGAGATGACCCGTCGCTATATGGACGGCTTTTGGGAATTGCTCGATGACATGCTCAATGCCCTGTTGTTTGCGCTGATTGGCATGGAGCTGTTGCTGCTGCCGTTCTCGTGGCTGCATTTGCTGGCTGCCAGCGGCCTGGCCGTGGCCATTTTGCTGTCGCGCCTGCTGACCGTTGCACCGGCCATTGTCTTGCTGCGTCGCTGGCGCACCGTGCCCCGCGGCACCATCCGCATCCTCACCTGGGGCGGCCTGCGTGGCGGTGTTTCGGTGGCGCTGGCCCTGGCCTTGCCACTGGGCCCGGAACGCGACCTGATCCTGAGTATTACCTATATCGTGGTGCTGTCCTCGATCCTGTTCCAGGGTTTGACCATCGGCAAACTGGTCAAGCATGTGACCAAGGATGCGCCGGTGGAGGCTGAGCAGGCGCACTGA
- a CDS encoding DMT family transporter — MLATVLVLVAAVLHAIWNTLIKFSGERLLVIACMDTVALVVVAVLVGFAQWPPADIWPWILASVFFELVYRVLLIRAYRVGDLGLVYPLMRGLSPLVVLALTLTFAGEVLSGQQIIGILLIPCGMACLLWQGGGGDRLPWSMLPVVALIGLCIGCYTFLDGQAIRRWPHPLDYLVWVTLLSAWPFPLLAVTRKRAAFQLFWRTQWRLGVAVGVCVLASYALVLWAMQLGSIAEAAALREVSVILVVLFGMRYLKEPFGGPRLLACGLVLIGMLVMKL, encoded by the coding sequence GTGCTGGCAACGGTATTGGTGTTGGTCGCGGCGGTGTTGCATGCGATCTGGAACACGCTGATCAAGTTCAGCGGTGAGCGTTTGCTGGTGATCGCCTGCATGGACACGGTGGCGTTGGTGGTCGTGGCGGTGCTGGTGGGTTTTGCGCAATGGCCGCCAGCGGATATCTGGCCGTGGATTCTGGCTTCGGTGTTTTTCGAGCTGGTGTACCGGGTGCTGCTGATCCGCGCTTATCGGGTGGGCGACCTGGGGCTGGTGTACCCGTTGATGCGCGGGCTTTCGCCGCTGGTGGTGCTGGCGCTGACCCTGACCTTTGCCGGTGAAGTGCTGAGCGGGCAGCAGATCATTGGCATTCTGCTGATTCCGTGCGGCATGGCCTGCTTGTTGTGGCAGGGCGGTGGCGGTGATCGCCTGCCCTGGTCGATGTTGCCGGTGGTGGCGCTGATCGGCCTGTGCATCGGTTGCTATACCTTCCTGGACGGGCAGGCGATCCGGCGCTGGCCCCATCCGCTGGATTATCTGGTATGGGTCACATTGCTCAGTGCCTGGCCGTTTCCGCTGTTGGCCGTTACCCGCAAGCGTGCTGCGTTCCAGCTGTTCTGGCGCACGCAATGGCGCTTGGGTGTGGCGGTGGGGGTTTGCGTGCTGGCCAGCTATGCGCTGGTGCTGTGGGCCATGCAACTGGGCTCGATTGCCGAGGCGGCGGCGCTGCGTGAAGTCAGCGTGATTCTGGTGGTGCTGTTCGGTATGCGTTACCTCAAAGAACCTTTCGGCGGACCGAGGCTCTTAGCCTGTGGGCTGGTGCTGATCGGCATGCTCGTGATGAAACTCTAA
- a CDS encoding MAPEG family protein — MTVAFWCVLIAFCLTYVCTAFAKFSDGKFGPKQNHDPRTFLDGLQGFAKRAHSAQLNSFEVTPAFAAAVIIADIVGNAQPVTIDVLAVLFVTSRMLYIICYLADWALLRSIVWFIGMGLVVSFFFVSM; from the coding sequence ATGACGGTTGCCTTCTGGTGTGTACTGATTGCCTTCTGCCTGACCTATGTGTGCACTGCGTTTGCCAAGTTCAGTGATGGCAAGTTCGGGCCTAAACAGAACCATGATCCGCGTACGTTTCTCGACGGCCTGCAGGGTTTTGCCAAGCGCGCCCACAGCGCCCAGCTCAACAGCTTTGAAGTAACCCCGGCGTTTGCCGCGGCAGTGATCATTGCCGATATCGTGGGCAACGCCCAGCCGGTGACCATCGATGTGCTGGCGGTGTTGTTTGTCACCAGCCGCATGCTCTACATCATCTGTTACCTGGCCGACTGGGCGCTGCTGCGTTCGATCGTGTGGTTTATCGGCATGGGGCTGGTAGTCAGCTTCTTTTTTGTGTCGATGTAA
- a CDS encoding murein transglycosylase A, protein MNRFFKPLAWALPVVMLLAGCNGTDKDADKNAVKPEPHTTYSKADWSALPEVTGSDLQSGFASWRSACTRLKADANWGPVCTDAAALPASPSVAEISNFLQTHLDVYSLRSAEGSSEGLITGYYEPVYPGSLKPTQAANVPIYGVPTDLIVVNLDSIYPELKGKRLRGRLEGRVLKPYDTAETINSKGLDAPVLAWLTDPMDLQFLQIQGSGRVQLDNGRQLRIGYADQNGHPYKPIGRWLVEQGELKKEDVTMGTIHAWAMANPQRVHEMLASNPSYVFFTQNPDSNEGPRGSLNVPLTAGYSVAVDRKVIPLGSLLWLSTTQANGQPIVRPVAAQDTGGAIAGEVRADFFVGTGPEAGQIAGDMKQKGNIWLLWPKGAALPL, encoded by the coding sequence ATGAACAGATTTTTCAAACCACTGGCCTGGGCGCTGCCCGTTGTCATGTTGCTGGCCGGATGCAACGGCACCGACAAGGACGCAGACAAGAATGCCGTCAAGCCTGAGCCGCACACCACCTACAGCAAAGCCGACTGGAGTGCCCTGCCGGAAGTGACGGGCAGTGACCTGCAAAGCGGCTTCGCCTCATGGCGCAGTGCCTGTACCCGCCTCAAGGCGGATGCCAACTGGGGACCGGTCTGCACCGACGCTGCGGCATTGCCTGCCAGCCCGAGCGTGGCTGAAATCAGCAATTTCTTGCAAACCCACCTCGACGTGTACAGCCTGCGCTCGGCCGAAGGCAGCAGTGAGGGCCTGATCACCGGTTATTACGAACCCGTTTACCCGGGCAGCCTCAAACCCACCCAAGCGGCCAATGTGCCAATCTATGGCGTGCCCACTGACCTGATCGTGGTCAACCTGGACAGCATTTACCCCGAACTCAAGGGCAAGCGCCTGCGCGGTCGCCTCGAAGGTCGCGTGCTCAAGCCTTACGACACCGCCGAGACCATCAACAGCAAAGGCCTGGACGCCCCGGTACTGGCGTGGCTGACCGACCCGATGGACCTGCAGTTCCTGCAGATCCAGGGTTCTGGCCGGGTCCAGCTCGACAATGGCCGTCAACTGCGCATCGGCTACGCCGACCAGAACGGCCACCCGTACAAACCGATTGGCCGCTGGCTGGTCGAGCAAGGCGAACTGAAGAAAGAAGACGTCACGATGGGCACCATTCACGCCTGGGCAATGGCCAACCCGCAGCGTGTCCACGAGATGCTGGCCAGCAACCCGAGCTACGTGTTCTTCACTCAGAACCCCGACAGCAACGAAGGCCCGCGCGGCTCGCTGAACGTGCCGCTGACCGCCGGTTACAGCGTGGCAGTTGACCGCAAGGTGATCCCGCTGGGCAGCCTGTTGTGGTTGTCGACCACCCAGGCCAACGGCCAGCCCATCGTGCGCCCGGTTGCCGCCCAGGACACCGGCGGCGCGATTGCCGGCGAAGTGCGTGCCGACTTCTTTGTAGGCACGGGCCCCGAGGCAGGGCAAATTGCAGGCGACATGAAACAGAAAGGCAATATCTGGCTGCTGTGGCCTAAAGGGGCGGCGTTGCCGTTGTAA
- a CDS encoding c-type cytochrome translates to MTLKRLTVVVLACLTLTACGGVDPDSPLGQRKAIFKQMLKTSEDLGGMLRGRIPFDGPRFTEGAIKLDALAYEPWKHFPQVKESDQTSATDDVWQKQARFQELARQLEAATGELVIASQVQPYKASNLMPAVQKVEDTCSACHKAFRNH, encoded by the coding sequence ATGACTCTTAAACGATTGACTGTTGTAGTGCTGGCCTGCCTGACGCTGACGGCGTGTGGCGGGGTTGATCCCGATTCGCCGCTGGGCCAGCGTAAAGCGATTTTCAAGCAAATGCTAAAGACCAGTGAAGACCTGGGCGGCATGTTGCGGGGTCGAATTCCGTTCGATGGCCCGCGCTTTACCGAGGGCGCGATCAAGCTGGATGCCTTGGCTTACGAACCGTGGAAGCATTTCCCTCAAGTCAAAGAGAGCGATCAAACCAGCGCTACTGATGATGTCTGGCAAAAGCAGGCACGTTTTCAGGAGCTGGCGCGCCAGTTGGAGGCTGCTACGGGTGAGCTGGTGATCGCCAGCCAGGTGCAGCCCTACAAAGCCAGCAACCTGATGCCGGCAGTGCAGAAGGTCGAAGACACCTGCAGTGCGTGCCACAAGGCATTCAGGAATCACTGA
- a CDS encoding DUF1090 domain-containing protein, producing MKLLSPLALFTVCGLLAAPLMAADAAPELTGCAAKKQAITLQLEQARAHGNSNQVAGLEKALSEVQAHCTDAGLRKERENKVLEAKHEVSKRQADLDKAMKKGDPEKIDKRKNKLAESRKELQEALDQLDK from the coding sequence ATGAAATTACTTTCACCGCTCGCCCTGTTTACTGTTTGCGGCCTGTTGGCTGCCCCGCTGATGGCCGCTGATGCAGCCCCGGAACTGACCGGCTGTGCGGCCAAGAAGCAGGCCATTACCCTGCAACTGGAGCAGGCGCGTGCCCACGGCAATAGCAACCAGGTGGCCGGTCTTGAAAAAGCCCTGAGCGAAGTTCAAGCCCATTGCACCGACGCGGGCCTGCGCAAGGAACGCGAAAACAAGGTGCTGGAAGCCAAGCATGAAGTCAGCAAGCGCCAGGCAGACCTGGACAAGGCCATGAAGAAAGGCGACCCGGAAAAAATCGACAAGCGCAAAAACAAGCTGGCCGAATCGCGCAAAGAGTTGCAGGAAGCGCTGGATCAGCTGGACAAGTAA
- the metK gene encoding methionine adenosyltransferase, whose amino-acid sequence MSEYSLFTSESVSEGHPDKIADQISDAVLDAIIAEDKFARVACETLVKTGVAIIAGEVTTSAWVDLEQIVRDVITDIGYTSSDVGFDGATCGVMNIIGKQSPDINQGVDRAKPEDQGAGDQGLMFGYASNETDVLMPAPITFSHQLVQRQAEARKSGLLPWLRPDAKSQVTCRYEGGKVVAIDAIVLSTQHNPEVSYKDLREGVMELIVKHVLPAELLHKDTQFHINPTGQFIIGGPVGDCGLTGRKIIVDTYGGMARHGGGAFSGKDPSKVDRSAAYAGRYVAKNIVAAGLADRCEIQVSYAIGVAQPTSISLNTFGTGKISDDKIIKLVRDVFDLRPYAITTMLDLLHPMYQETAAYGHFGRTPQTKTVGNDTFTTFTWERTDRAEELRAAAGL is encoded by the coding sequence ATGAGCGAATACTCCCTTTTCACCTCCGAGTCCGTGTCTGAAGGGCATCCGGACAAAATCGCCGACCAGATTTCTGACGCGGTGCTGGACGCCATCATTGCTGAAGACAAGTTCGCCCGTGTGGCGTGCGAGACTCTGGTGAAAACCGGCGTAGCAATCATCGCCGGCGAAGTGACCACTTCGGCCTGGGTTGACCTGGAGCAGATCGTTCGTGACGTGATCACCGACATCGGCTACACCAGCTCCGACGTCGGCTTCGACGGCGCGACCTGCGGCGTGATGAACATCATCGGCAAGCAGTCCCCTGACATCAACCAGGGTGTTGACCGTGCCAAGCCTGAAGATCAGGGCGCCGGCGACCAGGGCCTGATGTTCGGCTACGCCAGCAACGAAACCGACGTGCTGATGCCGGCACCGATCACCTTCTCCCACCAGTTGGTGCAGCGCCAGGCCGAAGCCCGCAAGTCCGGCCTGCTGCCGTGGTTGCGCCCGGATGCCAAGTCCCAGGTCACTTGCCGCTACGAAGGCGGCAAGGTTGTGGCCATCGACGCCATCGTGCTGTCGACCCAGCACAACCCGGAAGTGTCGTACAAAGACCTGCGCGAAGGCGTGATGGAACTGATCGTCAAGCATGTGCTGCCAGCCGAGCTGCTGCACAAGGACACCCAGTTCCACATCAACCCGACTGGCCAGTTCATCATCGGTGGCCCGGTTGGCGACTGCGGCCTGACCGGTCGCAAGATCATCGTTGACACCTACGGCGGCATGGCCCGTCACGGTGGCGGCGCGTTCTCGGGCAAGGATCCGTCCAAGGTTGACCGTTCCGCAGCCTACGCCGGTCGTTATGTAGCCAAAAACATCGTGGCTGCAGGCCTGGCTGATCGTTGCGAGATCCAGGTTTCCTACGCTATCGGCGTCGCACAACCGACTTCGATTTCGTTGAACACCTTCGGCACTGGCAAAATCAGCGACGACAAGATCATCAAGCTGGTGCGTGACGTGTTCGACCTGCGTCCATACGCCATCACCACCATGCTCGACCTGCTGCACCCGATGTACCAGGAAACTGCCGCTTACGGTCACTTCGGCCGCACGCCGCAGACCAAGACAGTGGGCAACGATACCTTCACCACGTTTACGTGGGAGCGTACCGACCGCGCTGAAGAACTGCGCGCCGCTGCTGGTTTGTAA
- a CDS encoding ArsR/SmtB family transcription factor: MNLRVPSIRHDDCDELSALCKAGGDPLRLNVLRALANDSFGVLELAQIFATGQSGMSHHLKVLSQARLVATRREGNAIFYRRALPHTEQLGGKLHAALLEEVDNLTLPAEVQARISAVHGQRAAASQDFFSRIAEKFRAQQDLIAGLPQYRDSVLTLLDKLSFSPAATALEVGPGDGSFLPDLARRFQQVTALDNSPVMLELARQVCERESLNNVSLILADALHEAPLQVDCVVVNMVLHHFAAPAEALKQLATLLQPGGSLLVTELCSHNQAWAREACGDLWLGFEQDDLAHWATAAGLVPGESLYVGLRNGFQLQVRHFQRPAGDTHHR, from the coding sequence ATGAACTTACGCGTGCCTTCAATCCGCCATGACGATTGCGACGAGCTCTCCGCCCTGTGCAAGGCTGGAGGCGATCCGCTGCGACTCAATGTGCTGCGCGCGTTGGCCAACGATTCGTTTGGTGTGCTGGAGCTGGCGCAGATTTTCGCCACCGGCCAGTCCGGCATGAGCCACCACCTCAAGGTGCTGTCCCAGGCGCGGCTGGTTGCAACCCGGCGCGAAGGCAACGCGATTTTTTATCGCCGCGCCCTGCCCCATACCGAACAACTGGGCGGCAAATTGCATGCAGCACTGCTGGAAGAGGTCGATAACCTGACCTTGCCCGCTGAAGTACAGGCGCGCATCAGCGCCGTACACGGCCAACGTGCAGCCGCCAGCCAGGACTTTTTCTCACGCATAGCCGAGAAATTTCGCGCTCAACAGGATTTGATCGCCGGCTTGCCGCAATACCGGGACAGTGTTTTAACCCTGCTCGACAAGCTGAGTTTCAGTCCGGCGGCCACGGCCCTGGAAGTCGGCCCCGGCGATGGCAGCTTTTTGCCCGACCTGGCCCGCCGCTTTCAGCAGGTCACGGCGCTGGACAACAGCCCGGTGATGCTGGAGCTGGCCCGTCAGGTGTGTGAGCGCGAGTCACTGAACAACGTCAGCCTGATCCTGGCCGACGCGTTGCACGAAGCACCGCTGCAGGTCGATTGCGTCGTGGTGAACATGGTCTTGCACCATTTCGCCGCGCCGGCCGAGGCACTCAAGCAACTGGCAACCTTGCTGCAACCGGGCGGTAGCCTGCTGGTAACAGAGTTGTGCAGCCATAATCAGGCGTGGGCCCGCGAGGCCTGCGGGGATTTGTGGCTGGGTTTTGAACAAGATGATCTGGCCCATTGGGCCACCGCTGCGGGACTCGTTCCCGGGGAAAGCCTCTATGTAGGCTTACGTAATGGTTTCCAGCTTCAGGTCCGCCACTTTCAGCGGCCAGCTGGCGACACTCACCATCGGTAA
- the tkt gene encoding transketolase, with translation MPSRRERANAIRALSMDAVQKANSGHPGAPMGMADIAEVLWRDYLKHNPSNPSFADRDRFVLSNGHGSMLIYSLLHLTGYDLSIDDLKNFRQLHSRTPGHPELGYTPGVETTTGPLGQGLANAVGFALAEKVMGAQFNRPGHNVVDHHTYVFLGDGCMMEGISHEVGSLAGTLGLSKLIAFYDDNGISIDGEVEGWFTDDTPKRFEAYNWQVIRNVDGHDPEEIKTAIETARKSDKPTLICCKTTIGFGSPNKQGKEDCHGAPLGNDEIALTRKALNWNHGPFEIPADIYAEWDAKEVGAAVESEWDKRFAAYAAEFPELAAELSRRLSGKLPADFDAKANAYIAEVAAKGETIASRKASQNALNAFGPLLPELLGGSADLAGSNLTLWKGCKGVSAEDASGNYVYYGVREFGMSAIMNGVALHGGLVPYGATFLMFMEYARNAIRMSALMKQRVIYVFTHDSIGLGEDGPTHQPIEQLTSLRTTPNLDTWRPADAVESAAAWKYALERNDGPSALIFSRQNLNHQTRDAGQIADINRGGYVLKDCAGEPELILISAGSEVGLAVQAWEKLTEQGRKVRVVSMPCTSVYEAQDAGYKQSVLPLQVSARIAIEASHADYWYKYVGLEGRVIGMTTYGESAPAPALFEEFGFTLENILGQADELLED, from the coding sequence ATGCCCAGCCGTCGTGAGCGTGCCAACGCCATTCGTGCACTCAGCATGGATGCCGTGCAAAAAGCCAACAGCGGCCATCCAGGTGCCCCTATGGGTATGGCTGATATCGCCGAAGTACTGTGGCGGGATTATCTGAAGCACAACCCGAGCAATCCTTCGTTCGCTGACCGTGACCGCTTCGTGCTGTCCAACGGCCATGGTTCGATGCTGATCTACTCGTTGTTGCACCTGACCGGCTATGACCTGTCGATCGACGACCTGAAAAACTTCCGCCAGCTGCACAGCCGCACCCCGGGCCACCCGGAGCTGGGCTACACGCCGGGCGTTGAAACCACCACTGGCCCGTTGGGTCAGGGCCTGGCCAACGCCGTGGGCTTTGCCCTGGCCGAAAAAGTCATGGGCGCGCAGTTCAACCGTCCTGGCCATAATGTTGTCGATCACCACACCTATGTGTTCCTGGGTGATGGCTGCATGATGGAAGGCATTTCCCACGAAGTTGGCTCGCTGGCCGGCACCCTGGGCCTGAGCAAACTGATCGCGTTCTACGACGACAACGGCATCTCCATCGATGGCGAAGTGGAAGGCTGGTTCACCGACGACACGCCAAAGCGTTTCGAAGCCTACAACTGGCAAGTGATCCGCAACGTTGACGGTCACGACCCGGAAGAAATCAAGACTGCCATCGAAACCGCACGCAAAAGCGACAAACCAACGCTGATCTGCTGCAAGACCACCATCGGTTTCGGTTCGCCGAACAAGCAGGGCAAGGAAGACTGCCACGGTGCTCCGCTGGGCAACGACGAAATCGCCCTGACCCGCAAGGCCCTGAACTGGAACCACGGCCCGTTTGAAATCCCGGCTGATATCTACGCCGAATGGGATGCCAAGGAAGTCGGTGCTGCGGTTGAGTCCGAGTGGGACAAGCGCTTCGCTGCCTACGCTGCCGAGTTCCCGGAACTGGCCGCCGAGCTGTCCCGTCGCCTGAGCGGCAAGCTGCCAGCTGACTTCGATGCCAAGGCCAACGCCTACATCGCTGAAGTCGCTGCCAAAGGCGAAACCATCGCCAGCCGCAAAGCCAGCCAGAACGCCCTGAACGCCTTTGGCCCGTTGCTGCCAGAACTGCTGGGCGGCTCTGCTGACCTGGCCGGTTCCAACCTGACCCTCTGGAAAGGCTGCAAAGGCGTATCGGCTGAAGACGCCAGCGGCAACTACGTGTACTACGGTGTACGCGAGTTCGGCATGAGCGCCATCATGAACGGCGTTGCCCTGCACGGCGGCCTGGTGCCTTACGGCGCGACCTTCCTGATGTTCATGGAATACGCCCGCAACGCCATCCGCATGTCGGCCCTGATGAAGCAGCGCGTGATCTATGTGTTCACCCACGACTCCATCGGCCTGGGCGAAGACGGCCCGACTCACCAGCCAATCGAGCAACTGACCAGCCTGCGTACTACGCCGAACCTGGACACCTGGCGCCCGGCCGATGCGGTGGAATCCGCAGCTGCCTGGAAATACGCCCTGGAGCGCAACGACGGCCCGTCCGCGTTGATCTTCTCGCGCCAGAACCTCAACCACCAGACCCGTGATGCCGGCCAGATTGCCGATATCAACCGTGGTGGCTACGTGCTCAAGGACTGCGCAGGCGAGCCTGAGCTGATCCTGATCTCGGCCGGTTCCGAAGTGGGCCTGGCTGTTCAGGCCTGGGAAAAACTGACCGAGCAGGGCCGCAAGGTTCGTGTGGTGTCGATGCCATGCACCAGCGTGTACGAAGCTCAGGATGCAGGCTACAAGCAGTCGGTTCTGCCGCTGCAGGTAAGCGCCCGTATCGCCATCGAAGCGTCCCACGCTGACTACTGGTACAAGTACGTGGGCCTGGAAGGCCGCGTGATCGGCATGACCACCTACGGCGAGTCGGCGCCTGCGCCTGCCTTGTTCGAAGAGTTCGGTTTCACCCTGGAAAACATCCTGGGTCAGGCTGACGAACTGCTGGAAGACTGA
- the epd gene encoding erythrose-4-phosphate dehydrogenase — translation MPQPRPYKVALNGYGRIGRCVLRALFERGAEAGFEIVALNDLADMASLEYLTRFDSTHGRFPGEIRIEGDCLHINGDCVKVFRSATPEGIDWAALGVDLVLECSGVYNTRADGQRFLDAGAPAVLFSQPMASDADVDATIVYGVNQHSLTGEERLVSNASCTTNCGVPLLRLLDQALGLEYVSITTIHSAMNDQPVIDAYHHEDLRRTRSAFQSVIPVSTGLAKGIERLLPELAGRIQAKAVRVPTLNVSCLDITLTTARDTDAAEVNRILREAATSGPLKGLLAYTELPHASCDFNHDPHSAIVDASQTRVSGPRLVNLLAWFDNEWGFANRMIDVAEHYLHVTHPKSVL, via the coding sequence ATGCCTCAACCGCGTCCCTACAAAGTTGCACTCAACGGCTACGGCCGAATTGGTCGTTGCGTCTTGCGTGCGTTGTTTGAGCGAGGGGCAGAAGCCGGGTTTGAAATTGTTGCACTCAATGACCTGGCCGATATGGCCAGTCTCGAATATTTGACGCGCTTCGACTCCACTCATGGCCGGTTCCCCGGCGAGATACGGATCGAAGGCGACTGCCTGCATATCAATGGCGACTGCGTGAAAGTGTTCCGCAGTGCCACCCCCGAAGGGATCGACTGGGCCGCGTTGGGTGTTGACCTGGTGCTGGAATGCTCCGGCGTCTACAACACCCGCGCCGACGGCCAGCGTTTCCTGGATGCCGGGGCGCCCGCCGTGCTCTTTTCGCAACCGATGGCCAGCGACGCCGATGTCGACGCCACCATCGTTTATGGCGTCAACCAGCACAGCCTGACCGGCGAAGAACGCCTGGTCTCCAACGCCTCCTGCACCACCAACTGCGGTGTGCCGCTGTTGCGTTTGCTGGATCAGGCCCTTGGCCTTGAGTATGTGTCGATCACCACGATTCACTCGGCGATGAACGATCAGCCGGTAATCGATGCCTACCATCACGAAGATCTGCGTCGTACGCGCTCGGCCTTTCAGTCAGTGATTCCGGTGTCTACCGGCCTGGCCAAGGGCATCGAGCGCCTGTTGCCGGAACTTGCTGGCCGGATTCAGGCCAAAGCGGTACGGGTGCCGACCTTGAACGTGTCGTGCCTGGACATCACCCTGACCACGGCGCGGGACACCGATGCCGCAGAAGTGAACCGCATACTGCGCGAGGCTGCCACCAGCGGCCCGCTCAAAGGCTTGCTGGCCTATACCGAGTTGCCGCACGCCAGCTGTGATTTCAACCATGACCCGCATTCGGCCATAGTCGATGCCAGCCAGACCCGCGTTTCCGGCCCCCGCCTGGTGAACCTGCTGGCCTGGTTCGACAACGAATGGGGTTTTGCCAATCGAATGATCGATGTGGCAGAGCACTACTTGCACGTTACCCACCCAAAATCCGTTCTCTAA